The following proteins are co-located in the Mobula birostris isolate sMobBir1 chromosome 26, sMobBir1.hap1, whole genome shotgun sequence genome:
- the LOC140188083 gene encoding interleukin-31 receptor subunit alpha-like, producing MVLFLLISFSMLLFKDTLGISQRCQEDEESSNVTTGSPYAPSGLICFREWSEENKPFNCTWKRGKDLSGYRLCYCCDTCKTCRSFEVGNKTSYIVERDNLYMNKNLTFWVETVNGNTKMKSEKLYVVPEQAEIKLKTLSIKEVNLRRSAGLLILSWAKPRVKRIFNEIRYQIKGTTEWKQINCSSSEQKTYENCTILLDKPSPYYLQIRRIHQNIWSEWSDFAFIPAAITESLDLQWTLAKKQPCPGRRMINLKWKAPSDVKVAGYKLTFEWTINMTGYSTKQKNTTYHTMISLAACKVSIFAFNRGSTSPTETILIPAAQPEGIPDLNLTAVDNHTLKASWIPHNVSFYCAFLELVSTETIQHRTCQLMKHQQFRRKTGRHQSTELEFGGLEPQRHYRLTIHAKDSKKNGCYNCYSKIGYTIGSATACTQEYPPTHGPMMVNVTNIMKSSVFLTWKGLSLEECQGSLEKYLILYTNSWNHTHTASVSASKLNYTLVNLNASTLYTVQICGVTTAGQGAKTIRTFQTRDFDHSEFIAIIVATSFCVMLAVFAVVSLCYFSYKRTERMVCPTVPDPVNSLAVKSIHTSDHISQWEACSAEEDVTDVLLAVISLQNDTISPAEPATGDTVPMTEDGESAGDSDSLGFGSDSAFEYRRQMGCPLGLEEDCSSEAGVDVQSPALKTCRVCPLARFHSGSGLNLSGNMISLLSIYNQTLVEEESARSSVDS from the exons ATACTCTCGGGATTAGTCAGCGCTGTCAGGAAGATGAGGAATCCAGCAATGTCACAACAG GGAGCCCATATGCACCTTCGGGTCTGATCTGTTTCAGAGAGTGGAGCGAGGAGAATAAGCCATTCAACTGCACATGGAAGAGAGGGAAGGATCTGTCAGGGTACCGGCTGTGCTACTG cTGTGACACGTGCAAGACATGCAGGTCATTTGAGGTGGGAAATAAAACCTCCTACATTGTGGAGCGTGACAATCTCTATATGAACAAGAACCTGACCTTCTGGGTCGAGACAGTAAATGGTAACACCAAGATGAAGTCAGAAAAGCTGTATGTGGTGCCAGAGCAGGCTGAAA TTAAGTTAAAGACTCTGTCAATCAAGGAAGTAAACCTGAGAAGGTCGGCAGGGCTACTCATACTGAGTTGGGCAAAACCAAGAGTGAAGAGGATTTTCAATGAGATTCGCTATCAAATCAAGGGCACTACGGAGTGGAAACAG ATAAACTGCAGCTCCAGTGAACAGAAGACTTATG AGAACTGTACAATCCTGCTGGACAAGCCCTCTCCATATTATCTCCAGATTCGCAGGATTCATCAAAACATCTGGAGTGAATGGAGTGACTTTGCTTTTATACCAGCAG CAATCACCGAGAGTTTGGACTTGCAGTGGACACTTGCCAAAAAGCAGCCCTGCCCGGGTAGGCGGATGATCAATTTGAAGTGGAAG GCCCCGAGTGATGTCAAAGTCGCAGGCTACAAACTTACTTTCGAATGGACAATCAACATGACTGGTTATTCCACCAAACAGAAAAACACGACATACCATACTATGATCTCCCTCGCTGCATGCAAAGTTTCCATTTTTGCCTTTAACAGAGGGAGCACCTCACCAACTGAAACCATCCTCATTCCAGCTGCTCAGCCCGAAG GCATCCCGGACTTAAACCTTACGGCTGTTGATAACCACACCTTGAAAGCCTCCTGGATTCCTCACAACGTCAGTTTCTACTGTGCCTTTCTAGAGCTGGTGTCAACAGAaaccatacagcacagaacatgCCAATTGATGAAGCACCAGCAATTCAGGAGGAAGACGGGACGTCATCAGTCCACAG AGTTGGAGTTTGGGGGTCTGGAACCGCAGAGACATTACCGCCTCACCATTCACGCTAAGGATTCAAAGAAGAATGGTTGCTATAATTGCTACAGCAAGATCGGCTACACCATCGGCTCTGCCACTGCCTGCACGCAGGAATACC CACCAACCCATGGGCCCATGATGGTCAACGTAACCAACATCATGAAAAGCTCAGTGTTCCTCACGTGGAAGGGGCTCTCACTGGAAGAGTGCCAGGGCAGCCTGGAGAAGTACCTCATCCTCTACACAAACAGCTGGAATCACACACACA CTGCTTCTGTTAGTGCTTCGAAGCTGAACTACACTCTGGTCAATTTGAATGCCTCCACCCTGTACACCGTGCAGATCTGTGGTGTCACCACGGCCGGACAAGGAGCAAAGACCATCCGAACCTTCCAAACCAGGGACTTTG atcacagtgaGTTCATAGCGATCATCGTGGCAACGTCCTTCTGCGTCATGCTTGCTGTCTTCGCTGTGGTTTCTCTCTGTTACTTCAGCTACAAGAG AACTGAACGAATGGTTTGTCCCACTGTCCCGGATCCAGTCAACAGCCTTGCTGTCAAATCCATACACACATCTGACCACATCAGT CAATGGGAGGCATGCTCTGCTGAAGAGGACGTGACAGATGTTCTCCTCGCTGTAATCAGCCTGCAGAATGACACAATCTCACCCGCTGAGCCAGCTACAGGTGATACGGTGCCCATgacagaggatggtgagtctgCAGGCGACAGCGACTCGCTGGGCTTTGGGAGCGATTCTGCGTTTGAGTACAGGCGGCAGATGGGCTGTCCTTTGGGCCTGGAGGAGGACTGCAGCAGCGAGGCTGGTGTGGATGTGCAGAGCCCAGCGCTGAAAACCTGTCGCGTTTGTCCACTTGCCCGTTTTCACTCGGGCTCTGGGCTGAACCTTAGTGGGAACATGATTTCTCTGCTGTCCATTTACAATCAGACACTCGTGGAAGAGGAGTCAGCAAGGAGCAGTGTTGACTCTTAG